Proteins co-encoded in one Papaver somniferum cultivar HN1 chromosome 5, ASM357369v1, whole genome shotgun sequence genomic window:
- the LOC113280350 gene encoding uncharacterized protein LOC113280350, which yields MDLDNNTRFFHTMVNKRKHSNTINVLSDSDVIFRKVASTSNPVFTNNVFDVIPKIITESDNVILNIIPTDSEIESVVKSMPPWSSPGPDGFQAGLCNVSYKIISKILANRIKPYLKKLISPYQAAFVPGREIHDNIIISHEMIHSMKHKEGYSGTMALKLNLSKAFDRFEWNFLNEILLKFGFRTDFCNLIMQCVTTTNICVLLNGSTCNQFEPTRGISQGDPLSPYIFILAMEYLSRSLLISETNKTLTGVKVSRKAPAISHFLFADDILIFGQADMQHVNEILKLLQNFGTLSGQMLNFDKSCVYFSHNLNLEYCEFLVGSLQMSVVTDSEKYLGAPLLLGHSKLKSFDPIVQSFEARLKKLSYQMACFKIPTTLLSKLDSLQLNFWWGHKTGKGIKFVAWDSINQVKELGGLEILKLLILLSFAKKLNENCSWIWRGIYKCIDIIKDSSFWAIGCGTRTKIWLDSWVIGLHHPHIPADGLVNTVSYTFVSDLFIENTRFWNVHLIYYLFDKDCAEKIINMFVPATGKDNLIRLPDRKGQFNVKSIYNVLSTMNIIPTRDKLSSYKTGIETHCSLCNHVVESCDHLFLDFPYARSVWLAVNINVSTVLTQHGSFRNWVISWFSVGAQLVFGSGITRDEINKTIMVQRWRPPDPGFLKINLDASFMHFNSQGVIGLIFRDFAGTCIGVQGKYFDGGMKKGIEAEELECRAMLASVTFASNGNYNKEVFESDSEVVVKSINEQTSYVHWINNHFILDIKYLLEKLDEWKCISVKRDANGVADKLAKKARTSKSSFTYQSVLPRDVKEWIDMDYNVNS from the exons ATGGATCTGGATAATAATACTAGATTTTTCCATACTATGGTCAATAAAAGAAAGCATTCTAATACCATTAATGTGCTTAGTGATTCTGATG TCATTTTTAGAAAAGTTGCTAGTACTTCCAATCCTGTTTTTACTAATAATGTTTTTGATGTGATTCCCAAAATTATTACTGAGTCTGATAATGTTATTCTGAATATTATTCCTACTGATTCTGAAATTGAGAGTGTTGTTAAGAGCATGCCTCCATGGAGCTCCCCTGGACCAGATGGGTTTCAAGCAG GCTTGTGCAATGTTTCTTATAAGATCATATCTAAGATTTTGGCTAATAGAATCAAGCCTTATTTGAAAAAACTGATTTCTCCTTACCAAGCTGCTTTTGTCCCAGGTAGAGAAATTCATGACAATatcattatttctcatgaaatgaTCCATTCTATGAAACATAAGGAAGGATATTCTGGTACTATGGCTCTTAAACTTaatctgtcaaaagcttttgacagattTGAATGGAATTTTCTAAATGAGATTTTACTGAAATTTGGTTTCAGAACTGATTTTTGTAATCTTATCATGCAATGTGTTACTACTAcaaatatttgtgttttattgAATGGTTCTACTTGCAATCAATTTGAGCCTACTAGGGGAATAAGTcaaggagatcctttatctccttaTATTTTTATCTTGGCCATGGAATATCTTTCTAGGTCTctattaatttctgagactaataaaACTTTAACTGGTGTCAAAGTCTCTAGGAAAGCTCCAGCTATCTCTCATTTTCTTTTTGCAGATGACATTCTCATATTTGGTCAAGCTGATATGCAACATGTTAATGAAATTTTGAAGCTTTTGCAGAATTTTGGTACTTTATCTGGTCAAATGCTAAACTTTGATAAGTCTTGTGTTTATTTTAGCCATAATCTAAACCTTGAATACTGTGAATTTCTTGTTGGATCTCTTCAAATGTCTGTTGTTACTGATTCTGAGAAATATTTAGGTGCACCTTTATTACTAGGACACTCTAAGTTGAAATCTTTTGATCCTATTGTGCAATCTTTTGAGGCTAGACTTAAAAAATTAT CTTATCAAATGGCTTGCTTTAAAATTCCTACAACTTTGCTTAGTAAACTTGATTCTCTTCAGCTTAATTTTTGGTGGGGTCATAAGACAGGTAAAGGCATCAAATTTGTAGCTTGGGATAGTATTAATCAAGTAAAAGAGTTAGGAGGCTTAGAGATCTTGAAACTCTTAATATTGCTCTCATTTGCAA AAAAGCTCAATGAAAACTGTTCCTGGATTTGGAGGGGCATTTATAAATGTATTGATATTATAAAAGATAGCAGTTTTTGGGCTATTGGGTGTGGTACTAGAACTAAAATTTGGCTTGATAGCTGGGTTATTGGACTTCATCATCCACATATTCCTGCTGATGGTCTAGTGAACACTGTTTCATATACTTTTGTTTCTGATCTTTTTATAGAGAATACTAGATTCTGGAATGTTCACTTAATCTATTATCTGTTTGACAAAGATTGTGCTGAAAAAATTATTAATATGTTTGTGCCTGCTACTGGTAAGGATAATCTTATTCGGTTGCCTGATAGAAAGGGTCAATTCAATGTTAAAAGTATCTACAATGTATTATCTACAAT GAATATTATTCCTACTAGAGACAAGCTTTCTAGCTATAAGACTGGCATTGAAACTCATTGTAGCTTATGTAACCATGTAGTTGAATCTTGTGATCATCTCTTTTTAGATTTTCCTTATGCAAGATCTGTTTGGTTAGCAGTTAATATAAATGTGAGCACAGTTTTAACACAACATGGCTCCTTTAGGAACTGGGTTATCTCTTGGTTCTCAGTAGGTGCTCAACTAGTTTTTGGCTCTGGTATTACAAGGGATGAGATAAACAAAACTATTATG gttcaaagatggaGGCCCCCTGATCCTGGATTTTTAAAAATCAATTTAGATGCTTCATTTATGCATTTTAATTCTCAAGGGGTCATTGGACTAATTTTTAGAGATTTTGCAGGTACCTGCATTGGAGTCCAAGGGAAGTACTTTGATGGAGGAATGAAGAAAGGAATAGAAGCGGAGGAACTAGAGTGCAGAGCTATGCTAGCATCTGTTACTTTTGCAAGCAATGGAAACTATAATAAAGAAGTTTTTGAGAGTGATAGTGAGGTAGTAGTTAAGTCAATCAATGAGCAAACATCTTATGTTCATTGGATAAATAATCATTTTATCTTAGACATTAAATATCTGTTAGAAAAATTAGATGAGTGGAAATGTATCTCTGTTAAAAGAGATGCAAATGGTGTTGCCGATAAGCTAGCTAAGAAAGCTAGAACATCTAAGTCATCTTTTACATATCAATCTGTTCTTCCTCGTGATGTAAAAGAGTGGATTGATATGGACTACAATGTAAACTCTTAA